Proteins encoded in a region of the Nicotiana tomentosiformis chromosome 9, ASM39032v3, whole genome shotgun sequence genome:
- the LOC138899042 gene encoding uncharacterized protein, protein MKDLWDELDVIAHMASRDCEESRPSVELLKNIRLLLFLMGLNESYGNIRSNVLEKRPVITVNEAYAIVTQEESQRTLGVTNTLKDPLIMLVGKGHEFRPKRSGLICDYCGYKENLKENCYKIVGYPPDFKSKKKGQNTGGRTYVNNITSEEKQAPMLPTQGNFFIEDQYKQLVNVLQKTTTNDCSASTVGIITLMTNASANDHVWIVYSSATHHVTYCKNTLDNLRKADHRTDGVQLPRDSRAEITHTGDAVVLGNKTIEGVMYVPDFKFNLLSVSKLTRQLCCSVGFYPDFCIFQGLYNGKSKCEVVVIIKNFLAMINTQFEATVNVVRSDNGTEFFNSQCNAFYRANRHQPHARVIPTTTQNMQLPVTENTTTEVENAIVDIIIDHAGSGEEHETATGVPINENPILVILELAAETTIEEAGTEEVHSQPVSIEVETRKSGRQGRPSVWLKDFITTAKTHTNIVYSISNAISYDHLSSAYQSYLNVFSVLTEPRSFKEAAHDRRWIEAMDQEIKALEENHNWEVVDLPEGKKPIGSKWMFKIKYKLTEEVDRCKARLVAKGYTQQEGLDYHETFSLVAKMETVRTVLSIATSKGWILY, encoded by the exons ATGAAGGATCTATGGGATGAACTAGATGTCATAGCACATATGGCTTCACGTGACTGTGAGGAGTCCAGGCCTTCAGTAGAGCTCTTAAAAAACATTCGCCTATTACTGTTCCTCATGGGATTGAACGAGAGTTATGGTAATATTCGAAGTAATGTCTTGGAAAAAAGACCTGTGATTACAGTGAATGAAGCCTATGCAATAGTTACACAAGAAGAAAGTCAAAGAACTCTAGGAGTCACAAACACATTGAAGGATCCTCTCATAATGCTGGTAGGAAAAGGTCATGAGTTTAGACCTAAGAGGTCAGGATTAATCTGTGATTATTGTGGTTACAAAGAAAACCTAAAGGAAAATTGTTACAAGATAGTGGGGTATCCACCAGATTTCAAAAGCAAGAAGAAAGGGCAAAACACAGGAGGCAGGACCTATGTAAACAATATAACAAGTGAGGAGAAACAGGCACCTATGCTGCCAACACAAGGGAATTTCTTCATTGAGGATCAATACAAACAGCTGGTGAATGTATTGCAGAAGACTACCACAAATGACTGTTCCGCTAGTACTGTAGGTATTATCACTTTAATGACAAATGCATCTGCTAATGATCATGTTTGGATAGTGTACTCAAGTGCTACTCATCATGTGACATATTGTAAGAATACTCTAGATAATCTTAGAAAAGCAGATCATAGAACAGATGGAGTACAACTACCTAGAGACAGTAGAGCAGAAATTACACATACAGGAGATGCAGTAGTTTTAGGGAATAAAACTATTGAAGGAGTTATGTATGTGCCAGACTTTAAATTCAACTTATTGTCAGTGTCAAAACTCACTAGACAGTTATGCTGCTCAGTTGGTTTTTACCCTGATTTTTGTATATTTCAGGGGCTCTACAATGGCAAG TCTAAATGTGAAGTAGTTGTTATAATAAAGAATTTTCTTGCAATGATAAACACTCAGTTTGAAGCTACTGTGAATGTTGTTAGATCAGATAATGGTACTGAGTTCTTCAATTCTCAATGCAATGCTTT TTATAGAGCAAATAGGCATCAACCACATGCACGTGTGATTCCTACCACAACCCAAAACATGCAGTTGCCAGTTACTGAAAACACTACTACAGAAGTGGAGAATGCTATTGTGGACATAATCATAGATCATGCAGGATCTGGTGAAGAACATGAGACTGCAACTGGTGTCCCAATAAATGAAAATCCCATTCTTGTTATCCTTGAACTAGCAGCTGAGACAACAATAGAAGAAGCAGGAACAGAAGAAGTGCATTCACAACCAGTATCTATAGAAGTAGAGACTAGGAAATCTGGTCGACAAGGAAGGCCCTCTGTTTGGCTTAAAGATTTCATCACTACTGCTAAGACACACACTAACATTGTCTATTCCATATCTAATGCCATATCTTATGATCATCTATCTTCTGCATATCAGTCATATCTCAATGTTTTTTCAGTTTTAACTGAACCACGGTCCTTTAAGGAAGCTGCACATGATCGAAGATGGATAGAAGCTATGGACCAAGAGATTAAAGCACTTGAAGAGAACCATAACTGGGAAGTGGTTGACTTGCCAGAAGGGAAGAAACCAATTGGTTCTAAATGGATGTTTAAGATCAAATATAAATTAACTGAAGAGGTTGACAGATGTAAGGCACGACTAGTAGCAAAGGGATACACCCAACAAGAAGGGTTGGACTATCATGAGACATTCTCACTAGTTGCCAAAATGGAAACTGTGAGAACTGTCCTTAGCATAGCAACCTCAAAGGGATGGATCCTCTATTAG